From Glycine soja cultivar W05 chromosome 4, ASM419377v2, whole genome shotgun sequence, the proteins below share one genomic window:
- the LOC114408063 gene encoding polcalcin Phl p 7-like: MAFIERNVSSDGKRVMTVEQFRRWLMTAFDTNGDGRISKAELRRAVRLTGGIFASWNSGQAFRSADANHDGFIDENEFRDLAQFADKHFNVRITR, encoded by the coding sequence ATGGCATTCATAGAGCGGAATGTGTCGAGTGATGGAAAGCGTGTGATGACTGTGGAGCAGTTTAGGCGGTGGCTGATGACAGCATTCGACACAAACGGAGATGGCAGAATCAGCAAAGCCGAACTTCGCCGTGCCGTGCGCCTCACTGGAGGGATCTTTGCTTCGTGGAATAGTGGCCAGGCCTTCAGGTCCGCAGACGCCAACCACGATGGTTTCATTGATGAAAACGAATTCAGAGACCTTGCTCAGTTTGCAGACAAGCATTTCAATGTCAGGATCACACGCTAA
- the LOC114408696 gene encoding phosphatidate phosphatase PAH2-like isoform X3 has translation MQAVGRIISQGVYTFSGPFHPFGGAVDIVVVEQQDGTFKSSPWYVRFGKFQGVLKAREKVVDICVNGVQAGFQMHLDHKGEAFFLREIDAQEEEAILMFPSSSGDDADDQTRSHSLRSESLNYDAAAEVVGRTTSSRRSRILGLVFGRRSLKREDGAGVGDGDGVGDGIGNRVGSLERAEIAANLLDINWSTNPSAEQGQDVIANPSGDGEVVVENGELNEEACFGGECDLNWKEIVYDIAESDVQVACVEVEVEACVEKELNGEEVSIDAPGENSNESSSETSKLGVDCSSEQAHEVMYLAGPECEEVHVHVHDEVLHGATVLLAEDTEAEEVIENADLESHSRIQQTDSSDSDDIRYNEVVVEEQPTSPKSQTVKMGLGHYSNEKVEPNCIIKPSSYSILADQALDDNNMKDKDVSSTLSSPLDSVDDSLPRKASRRSSSPSSEDENFLFSGHDKSVINDRFERSFSPEHVDKEDHVSYGNDSEKLTAISNPIDIPMNKAAGEEVVQFSGSLPNISSGSDIMVEHNVRYPLCQSLDSKSTSLPWAFPGKDDLECLKSDEDKGNQLSHEGQGAKDYNDSGELKGDPSTRNPSAGGSWRIWPFSLRREGSRKSMLPPSPSDSKNTTFVNSPENTISTDMNKNELKPNLMKKKVKEMTPTSEQLASLNLKDGMNTVTFTFSTAVLGKQQVDCRIYLWKWNARIVISDVDGTITRSDVLGQFMPLVGIDWSQTGVAHLFSAIKENGYQLLFLSARSISQAYITRQFLLNLKQDGKVLPDGPVVISPDGLFPSLYREVIRRVPHEFKIACLEDIKALFPSDSSPFYAGFGNRDTDEISYLKVGIPLGKIFIINPRFAGRGGYKPPC, from the exons ATGCAAGCGGTGGGTAGAATAATTAGTCAGGGTGTGTACACGTTTTCGGGGCCGTTTCATCCGTTCGGTGGCGCCGTTGATATTGTGGTGGTGGAACAGCAAGATGGAACTTTCAAGTCCTCTCCTTGGTACGTTCGATTTGGCAAATTCCAAGGGGTTTTGAAGGCAAGGGAAAAGGTTGTTGATATCTGTGTCAATGGGGTGCAAGCTGGTTTCCAAATGCATCTTGATCATAAAGGGGAAGCCTTTTTTCTCAGGGAAATCGATGcacaagaagaagaagccatTTTGatgtttccttcttcttctggcGATGATGCAGATGATCAGACTCGCTCTCACTCTCTCAGGTCCGAGAGTTTGAATTATGATGCTGCTGCTGAGGTTGTGGGAAGGACTACTAGCTCTCGCCGCTCCCGGATACTTGGCCTTGTGTTTGGGAGAAGGTCTTTGAAGAGGGAAGATGGTGCGGGTGTTGGTGATGGTGATGGTGTTGGTGATGGAATTGGGAACAGGGTTGGTTCCTTGGAGCGCGCCGAGATTGCGGCTAACTTGTTAGACATCAATTGGTCCACCAATCCCTCCGCTGAACAAGGGCAAGATGTTATTGCTAACCCGTCTGGGGATGGAGAGGTGGTTGTGGAGAATGGCGAATTGAATGAGGAAGCTTGTTTTGGTGGCGAGTGTGACTTGAATTGGAAGGAAATTGTGTATGACATTGCAGAGTCTGATGTGCAAGTTGCATGTGTGGAGGTGGAGGTTGAAGCATGCGTAGAAAAGGAATTGAATGGAGAAGAGGTTTCTATTGATGCGCCGGGTGAAAATAGTAATGAATCATCATCAGAGACTTCCAAGTTGGGAGTGGATTGTTCTAGTGAACAAGCTCATGAGGTGATGTACCTTGCTGGCCCAGAATGTGAAGAAGTCCATGTCCATGTCCACGATGAAGTCTTGCATGGTGCAACTGTACTGCTAGCTGAG GATACAGAAGCTGAGGAAGTTATTGAGAATGCTGATCTTGAGTCTCATTCTCGGATTCAACAAACAGATAGTTCAGATTCTGATGATATTAGGTACAATGAGGTGGTTGTTGAAGAGCAACCAACATCTCCAAAATCTCAAACTGTCAAAATGGGCCTAGGACATTATTCAAATGAGAAAGTTGAGCCAAATTGTATTATCAAACCTTCCAGTTACAGCATCTTGGCTGACCAAGCCTTAGATGACAATAATATGAAGGACAAAGATGTCTCTAGCACACTATCATCTCCTCTGGATTCTGTTGATGATTCTTTACCTAGAAAAGCATCAAGGAGATCATCATCACCAAGTTCAGAGGACGAAAATTTCCTTTTTAGTGGCCATGACAAAAGTGTTATCAATGATCGATTCGAGAGATCATTCTCCCCTGAACATGTAGATAAAGAAGATCATGTTTCTTATGGGAATGACAGTGAAAAGTTAACAGCAATATCCAATCCCATAGACATTCCTATGAACAAAGCTGCTGGGGAGGAAGTTGTGCAGTTTTCGGGATCCTTGCCAAATATTTCTTCTGGTAGTGACATCATGGTCGAACACAATGTTCGATATCCTTTATGTCAATCACTGGACTCAAAATCCACATCCTTGCCATGGGCATTTCCTGGAAAAGATGACTTGGAATGTCTAAAATCAGACGAAGACAAAGGAAACCAGTTATCACATGAAGGGCAAGGTGCCAAGGATTACAATGATTCTGGGGAACTCAAAG GAGATCCATCAACACGCAACCCTTCCGCTGGTGGAAGTTGGAGAATTTGGCCTTTCTCCTTGAGGAGAGAAGGATCTAGAAAGTCTATGTTGCCCCCTTCTCCAAGTGATTCCAAAAACACTACTTTTGTTAATTCTCCAGAGAATACGATTAGTACTGATATGAACAAAAATGAGCTCAAACCCAATTTAATGAAAAAGAAGGTTAAGGAAATGACTCCAACCTCTGAACAGCTAGCCTCGTTGAATCTGAAGGATGGGATGAATACTGTAACCTTCACTTTCTCTACAGCTGTGCTGGGGAAGCAGCAG GTTGATTGTCGAATATATTTATGGAAATGGAACGCTCGTATAGTGATCTCAGATGTGGATGGTACAATTACAAG GTCAGATGTTCTTGGTCAGTTCATGCCTTTGGTTGGTATTGACTGGTCACAGACAGGTGTTGCACATTTATTCTCCGCTATCAAG GAAAATGGTTATCAACTGCTTTTTCTCAGTGCTCGTTCAATTTCTCAGGCCTATATTACACGGCAATTCTTACTAAACCTTAAACAG GATGGAAAAGTTTTACCAGATGGTCCTGTTGTTATTTCCCCTGATGGACTTTTTCCCTCTCTATATCGAGAAG TTATTAGGAGGGTTCCTCATGAATTCAAAATAGCATGCTTAGAG GACATCAAGGCACTTTTTCCTTCTGATAGCAGTCCATTCTATGCTGGTTTTGGTAATAGGGATACGGATGAAATCAGCTACCTTAAGGTTGGAATTCCCCTAGgaaaaattttcattattaatccCAGG ttCGCAGGGAGAGGTGGTTATAAACCGCCGTGTTGA
- the LOC114408696 gene encoding phosphatidate phosphatase PAH2-like isoform X2: MQAVGRIISQGVYTFSGPFHPFGGAVDIVVVEQQDGTFKSSPWYVRFGKFQGVLKAREKVVDICVNGVQAGFQMHLDHKGEAFFLREIDAQEEEAILMFPSSSGDDADDQTRSHSLRSESLNYDAAAEVVGRTTSSRRSRILGLVFGRRSLKREDGAGVGDGDGVGDGIGNRVGSLERAEIAANLLDINWSTNPSAEQGQDVIANPSGDGEVVVENGELNEEACFGGECDLNWKEIVYDIAESDVQVACVEVEVEACVEKELNGEEVSIDAPGENSNESSSETSKLGVDCSSEQAHEVMYLAGPECEEVHVHVHDEVLHGATVLLAEDTEAEEVIENADLESHSRIQQTDSSDSDDIRYNEVVVEEQPTSPKSQTVKMGLGHYSNEKVEPNCIIKPSSYSILADQALDDNNMKDKDVSSTLSSPLDSVDDSLPRKASRRSSSPSSEDENFLFSGHDKSVINDRFERSFSPEHVDKEDHVSYGNDSEKLTAISNPIDIPMNKAAGEEVVQFSGSLPNISSGSDIMVEHNVRYPLCQSLDSKSTSLPWAFPGKDDLECLKSDEDKGNQLSHEGQGAKDYNDSGELKGDPSTRNPSAGGSWRIWPFSLRREGSRKSMLPPSPSDSKNTTFVNSPENTISTDMNKNELKPNLMKKKVKEMTPTSEQLASLNLKDGMNTVTFTFSTAVLGKQQVDCRIYLWKWNARIVISDVDGTITRSDVLGQFMPLVGIDWSQTGVAHLFSAIKENGYQLLFLSARSISQAYITRQFLLNLKQDGKVLPDGPVVISPDGLFPSLYREVIRRVPHEFKIACLEDIKALFPSDSSPFYAGFGNRDTDEISYLKGEVVINRRVDAKSYTSLHALVNGMFPPTSSSEQEDFNSWNFWKLPPPAIDI, translated from the exons ATGCAAGCGGTGGGTAGAATAATTAGTCAGGGTGTGTACACGTTTTCGGGGCCGTTTCATCCGTTCGGTGGCGCCGTTGATATTGTGGTGGTGGAACAGCAAGATGGAACTTTCAAGTCCTCTCCTTGGTACGTTCGATTTGGCAAATTCCAAGGGGTTTTGAAGGCAAGGGAAAAGGTTGTTGATATCTGTGTCAATGGGGTGCAAGCTGGTTTCCAAATGCATCTTGATCATAAAGGGGAAGCCTTTTTTCTCAGGGAAATCGATGcacaagaagaagaagccatTTTGatgtttccttcttcttctggcGATGATGCAGATGATCAGACTCGCTCTCACTCTCTCAGGTCCGAGAGTTTGAATTATGATGCTGCTGCTGAGGTTGTGGGAAGGACTACTAGCTCTCGCCGCTCCCGGATACTTGGCCTTGTGTTTGGGAGAAGGTCTTTGAAGAGGGAAGATGGTGCGGGTGTTGGTGATGGTGATGGTGTTGGTGATGGAATTGGGAACAGGGTTGGTTCCTTGGAGCGCGCCGAGATTGCGGCTAACTTGTTAGACATCAATTGGTCCACCAATCCCTCCGCTGAACAAGGGCAAGATGTTATTGCTAACCCGTCTGGGGATGGAGAGGTGGTTGTGGAGAATGGCGAATTGAATGAGGAAGCTTGTTTTGGTGGCGAGTGTGACTTGAATTGGAAGGAAATTGTGTATGACATTGCAGAGTCTGATGTGCAAGTTGCATGTGTGGAGGTGGAGGTTGAAGCATGCGTAGAAAAGGAATTGAATGGAGAAGAGGTTTCTATTGATGCGCCGGGTGAAAATAGTAATGAATCATCATCAGAGACTTCCAAGTTGGGAGTGGATTGTTCTAGTGAACAAGCTCATGAGGTGATGTACCTTGCTGGCCCAGAATGTGAAGAAGTCCATGTCCATGTCCACGATGAAGTCTTGCATGGTGCAACTGTACTGCTAGCTGAG GATACAGAAGCTGAGGAAGTTATTGAGAATGCTGATCTTGAGTCTCATTCTCGGATTCAACAAACAGATAGTTCAGATTCTGATGATATTAGGTACAATGAGGTGGTTGTTGAAGAGCAACCAACATCTCCAAAATCTCAAACTGTCAAAATGGGCCTAGGACATTATTCAAATGAGAAAGTTGAGCCAAATTGTATTATCAAACCTTCCAGTTACAGCATCTTGGCTGACCAAGCCTTAGATGACAATAATATGAAGGACAAAGATGTCTCTAGCACACTATCATCTCCTCTGGATTCTGTTGATGATTCTTTACCTAGAAAAGCATCAAGGAGATCATCATCACCAAGTTCAGAGGACGAAAATTTCCTTTTTAGTGGCCATGACAAAAGTGTTATCAATGATCGATTCGAGAGATCATTCTCCCCTGAACATGTAGATAAAGAAGATCATGTTTCTTATGGGAATGACAGTGAAAAGTTAACAGCAATATCCAATCCCATAGACATTCCTATGAACAAAGCTGCTGGGGAGGAAGTTGTGCAGTTTTCGGGATCCTTGCCAAATATTTCTTCTGGTAGTGACATCATGGTCGAACACAATGTTCGATATCCTTTATGTCAATCACTGGACTCAAAATCCACATCCTTGCCATGGGCATTTCCTGGAAAAGATGACTTGGAATGTCTAAAATCAGACGAAGACAAAGGAAACCAGTTATCACATGAAGGGCAAGGTGCCAAGGATTACAATGATTCTGGGGAACTCAAAG GAGATCCATCAACACGCAACCCTTCCGCTGGTGGAAGTTGGAGAATTTGGCCTTTCTCCTTGAGGAGAGAAGGATCTAGAAAGTCTATGTTGCCCCCTTCTCCAAGTGATTCCAAAAACACTACTTTTGTTAATTCTCCAGAGAATACGATTAGTACTGATATGAACAAAAATGAGCTCAAACCCAATTTAATGAAAAAGAAGGTTAAGGAAATGACTCCAACCTCTGAACAGCTAGCCTCGTTGAATCTGAAGGATGGGATGAATACTGTAACCTTCACTTTCTCTACAGCTGTGCTGGGGAAGCAGCAG GTTGATTGTCGAATATATTTATGGAAATGGAACGCTCGTATAGTGATCTCAGATGTGGATGGTACAATTACAAG GTCAGATGTTCTTGGTCAGTTCATGCCTTTGGTTGGTATTGACTGGTCACAGACAGGTGTTGCACATTTATTCTCCGCTATCAAG GAAAATGGTTATCAACTGCTTTTTCTCAGTGCTCGTTCAATTTCTCAGGCCTATATTACACGGCAATTCTTACTAAACCTTAAACAG GATGGAAAAGTTTTACCAGATGGTCCTGTTGTTATTTCCCCTGATGGACTTTTTCCCTCTCTATATCGAGAAG TTATTAGGAGGGTTCCTCATGAATTCAAAATAGCATGCTTAGAG GACATCAAGGCACTTTTTCCTTCTGATAGCAGTCCATTCTATGCTGGTTTTGGTAATAGGGATACGGATGAAATCAGCTACCTTAAG GGAGAGGTGGTTATAAACCGCCGTGTTGACGCAAAATCATATACTTCTCTGCATGCTCTTGTGAATGGAATGTTCCCCCCTACGAGCTCTTCTGAGCAG GAGGACTTTAATTCATGGAATTTCTGGAAACTACCCCCTCCTGCCATAGATATTTGA
- the LOC114408696 gene encoding phosphatidate phosphatase PAH2-like isoform X4, with the protein MQAVGRIISQGVYTFSGPFHPFGGAVDIVVVEQQDGTFKSSPWYVRFGKFQGVLKAREKVVDICVNGVQAGFQMHLDHKGEAFFLREIDAQEEEAILMFPSSSGDDADDQTRSHSLRSESLNYDAAAEVVGRTTSSRRSRILGLVFGRRSLKREDGAGVGDGDGVGDGIGNRVGSLERAEIAANLLDINWSTNPSAEQGQDVIANPSGDGEVVVENGELNEEACFGGECDLNWKEIVYDIAESDVQVACVEVEVEACVEKELNGEEVSIDAPGENSNESSSETSKLGVDCSSEQAHEVMYLAGPECEEVHVHVHDEVLHGATVLLAEDTEAEEVIENADLESHSRIQQTDSSDSDDIRYNEVVVEEQPTSPKSQTVKMGLGHYSNEKVEPNCIIKPSSYSILADQALDDNNMKDKDVSSTLSSPLDSVDDSLPRKASRRSSSPSSEDENFLFSGHDKSVINDRFERSFSPEHVDKEDHVSYGNDSEKLTAISNPIDIPMNKAAGEEVVQFSGSLPNISSGSDIMVEHNVRYPLCQSLDSKSTSLPWAFPGKDDLECLKSDEDKGNQLSHEGQGAKDYNDSGELKGDPSTRNPSAGGSWRIWPFSLRREGSRKSMLPPSPSDSKNTTFVNSPENTISTDMNKNELKPNLMKKKVKEMTPTSEQLASLNLKDGMNTVTFTFSTAVLGKQQVDCRIYLWKWNARIVISDVDGTITRSDVLGQFMPLVGIDWSQTGVAHLFSAIKENGYQLLFLSARSISQAYITRQFLLNLKQDGKVLPDGPVVISPDGLFPSLYREVIRRVPHEFKIACLEDIKALFPSDSSPFYAGFGNRDTDEISYLKFAGRGGYKPPC; encoded by the exons ATGCAAGCGGTGGGTAGAATAATTAGTCAGGGTGTGTACACGTTTTCGGGGCCGTTTCATCCGTTCGGTGGCGCCGTTGATATTGTGGTGGTGGAACAGCAAGATGGAACTTTCAAGTCCTCTCCTTGGTACGTTCGATTTGGCAAATTCCAAGGGGTTTTGAAGGCAAGGGAAAAGGTTGTTGATATCTGTGTCAATGGGGTGCAAGCTGGTTTCCAAATGCATCTTGATCATAAAGGGGAAGCCTTTTTTCTCAGGGAAATCGATGcacaagaagaagaagccatTTTGatgtttccttcttcttctggcGATGATGCAGATGATCAGACTCGCTCTCACTCTCTCAGGTCCGAGAGTTTGAATTATGATGCTGCTGCTGAGGTTGTGGGAAGGACTACTAGCTCTCGCCGCTCCCGGATACTTGGCCTTGTGTTTGGGAGAAGGTCTTTGAAGAGGGAAGATGGTGCGGGTGTTGGTGATGGTGATGGTGTTGGTGATGGAATTGGGAACAGGGTTGGTTCCTTGGAGCGCGCCGAGATTGCGGCTAACTTGTTAGACATCAATTGGTCCACCAATCCCTCCGCTGAACAAGGGCAAGATGTTATTGCTAACCCGTCTGGGGATGGAGAGGTGGTTGTGGAGAATGGCGAATTGAATGAGGAAGCTTGTTTTGGTGGCGAGTGTGACTTGAATTGGAAGGAAATTGTGTATGACATTGCAGAGTCTGATGTGCAAGTTGCATGTGTGGAGGTGGAGGTTGAAGCATGCGTAGAAAAGGAATTGAATGGAGAAGAGGTTTCTATTGATGCGCCGGGTGAAAATAGTAATGAATCATCATCAGAGACTTCCAAGTTGGGAGTGGATTGTTCTAGTGAACAAGCTCATGAGGTGATGTACCTTGCTGGCCCAGAATGTGAAGAAGTCCATGTCCATGTCCACGATGAAGTCTTGCATGGTGCAACTGTACTGCTAGCTGAG GATACAGAAGCTGAGGAAGTTATTGAGAATGCTGATCTTGAGTCTCATTCTCGGATTCAACAAACAGATAGTTCAGATTCTGATGATATTAGGTACAATGAGGTGGTTGTTGAAGAGCAACCAACATCTCCAAAATCTCAAACTGTCAAAATGGGCCTAGGACATTATTCAAATGAGAAAGTTGAGCCAAATTGTATTATCAAACCTTCCAGTTACAGCATCTTGGCTGACCAAGCCTTAGATGACAATAATATGAAGGACAAAGATGTCTCTAGCACACTATCATCTCCTCTGGATTCTGTTGATGATTCTTTACCTAGAAAAGCATCAAGGAGATCATCATCACCAAGTTCAGAGGACGAAAATTTCCTTTTTAGTGGCCATGACAAAAGTGTTATCAATGATCGATTCGAGAGATCATTCTCCCCTGAACATGTAGATAAAGAAGATCATGTTTCTTATGGGAATGACAGTGAAAAGTTAACAGCAATATCCAATCCCATAGACATTCCTATGAACAAAGCTGCTGGGGAGGAAGTTGTGCAGTTTTCGGGATCCTTGCCAAATATTTCTTCTGGTAGTGACATCATGGTCGAACACAATGTTCGATATCCTTTATGTCAATCACTGGACTCAAAATCCACATCCTTGCCATGGGCATTTCCTGGAAAAGATGACTTGGAATGTCTAAAATCAGACGAAGACAAAGGAAACCAGTTATCACATGAAGGGCAAGGTGCCAAGGATTACAATGATTCTGGGGAACTCAAAG GAGATCCATCAACACGCAACCCTTCCGCTGGTGGAAGTTGGAGAATTTGGCCTTTCTCCTTGAGGAGAGAAGGATCTAGAAAGTCTATGTTGCCCCCTTCTCCAAGTGATTCCAAAAACACTACTTTTGTTAATTCTCCAGAGAATACGATTAGTACTGATATGAACAAAAATGAGCTCAAACCCAATTTAATGAAAAAGAAGGTTAAGGAAATGACTCCAACCTCTGAACAGCTAGCCTCGTTGAATCTGAAGGATGGGATGAATACTGTAACCTTCACTTTCTCTACAGCTGTGCTGGGGAAGCAGCAG GTTGATTGTCGAATATATTTATGGAAATGGAACGCTCGTATAGTGATCTCAGATGTGGATGGTACAATTACAAG GTCAGATGTTCTTGGTCAGTTCATGCCTTTGGTTGGTATTGACTGGTCACAGACAGGTGTTGCACATTTATTCTCCGCTATCAAG GAAAATGGTTATCAACTGCTTTTTCTCAGTGCTCGTTCAATTTCTCAGGCCTATATTACACGGCAATTCTTACTAAACCTTAAACAG GATGGAAAAGTTTTACCAGATGGTCCTGTTGTTATTTCCCCTGATGGACTTTTTCCCTCTCTATATCGAGAAG TTATTAGGAGGGTTCCTCATGAATTCAAAATAGCATGCTTAGAG GACATCAAGGCACTTTTTCCTTCTGATAGCAGTCCATTCTATGCTGGTTTTGGTAATAGGGATACGGATGAAATCAGCTACCTTAAG ttCGCAGGGAGAGGTGGTTATAAACCGCCGTGTTGA
- the LOC114408696 gene encoding phosphatidate phosphatase PAH2-like isoform X1, translated as MQAVGRIISQGVYTFSGPFHPFGGAVDIVVVEQQDGTFKSSPWYVRFGKFQGVLKAREKVVDICVNGVQAGFQMHLDHKGEAFFLREIDAQEEEAILMFPSSSGDDADDQTRSHSLRSESLNYDAAAEVVGRTTSSRRSRILGLVFGRRSLKREDGAGVGDGDGVGDGIGNRVGSLERAEIAANLLDINWSTNPSAEQGQDVIANPSGDGEVVVENGELNEEACFGGECDLNWKEIVYDIAESDVQVACVEVEVEACVEKELNGEEVSIDAPGENSNESSSETSKLGVDCSSEQAHEVMYLAGPECEEVHVHVHDEVLHGATVLLAEDTEAEEVIENADLESHSRIQQTDSSDSDDIRYNEVVVEEQPTSPKSQTVKMGLGHYSNEKVEPNCIIKPSSYSILADQALDDNNMKDKDVSSTLSSPLDSVDDSLPRKASRRSSSPSSEDENFLFSGHDKSVINDRFERSFSPEHVDKEDHVSYGNDSEKLTAISNPIDIPMNKAAGEEVVQFSGSLPNISSGSDIMVEHNVRYPLCQSLDSKSTSLPWAFPGKDDLECLKSDEDKGNQLSHEGQGAKDYNDSGELKGDPSTRNPSAGGSWRIWPFSLRREGSRKSMLPPSPSDSKNTTFVNSPENTISTDMNKNELKPNLMKKKVKEMTPTSEQLASLNLKDGMNTVTFTFSTAVLGKQQVDCRIYLWKWNARIVISDVDGTITRSDVLGQFMPLVGIDWSQTGVAHLFSAIKENGYQLLFLSARSISQAYITRQFLLNLKQDGKVLPDGPVVISPDGLFPSLYREVIRRVPHEFKIACLEDIKALFPSDSSPFYAGFGNRDTDEISYLKVGIPLGKIFIINPRGEVVINRRVDAKSYTSLHALVNGMFPPTSSSEQEDFNSWNFWKLPPPAIDI; from the exons ATGCAAGCGGTGGGTAGAATAATTAGTCAGGGTGTGTACACGTTTTCGGGGCCGTTTCATCCGTTCGGTGGCGCCGTTGATATTGTGGTGGTGGAACAGCAAGATGGAACTTTCAAGTCCTCTCCTTGGTACGTTCGATTTGGCAAATTCCAAGGGGTTTTGAAGGCAAGGGAAAAGGTTGTTGATATCTGTGTCAATGGGGTGCAAGCTGGTTTCCAAATGCATCTTGATCATAAAGGGGAAGCCTTTTTTCTCAGGGAAATCGATGcacaagaagaagaagccatTTTGatgtttccttcttcttctggcGATGATGCAGATGATCAGACTCGCTCTCACTCTCTCAGGTCCGAGAGTTTGAATTATGATGCTGCTGCTGAGGTTGTGGGAAGGACTACTAGCTCTCGCCGCTCCCGGATACTTGGCCTTGTGTTTGGGAGAAGGTCTTTGAAGAGGGAAGATGGTGCGGGTGTTGGTGATGGTGATGGTGTTGGTGATGGAATTGGGAACAGGGTTGGTTCCTTGGAGCGCGCCGAGATTGCGGCTAACTTGTTAGACATCAATTGGTCCACCAATCCCTCCGCTGAACAAGGGCAAGATGTTATTGCTAACCCGTCTGGGGATGGAGAGGTGGTTGTGGAGAATGGCGAATTGAATGAGGAAGCTTGTTTTGGTGGCGAGTGTGACTTGAATTGGAAGGAAATTGTGTATGACATTGCAGAGTCTGATGTGCAAGTTGCATGTGTGGAGGTGGAGGTTGAAGCATGCGTAGAAAAGGAATTGAATGGAGAAGAGGTTTCTATTGATGCGCCGGGTGAAAATAGTAATGAATCATCATCAGAGACTTCCAAGTTGGGAGTGGATTGTTCTAGTGAACAAGCTCATGAGGTGATGTACCTTGCTGGCCCAGAATGTGAAGAAGTCCATGTCCATGTCCACGATGAAGTCTTGCATGGTGCAACTGTACTGCTAGCTGAG GATACAGAAGCTGAGGAAGTTATTGAGAATGCTGATCTTGAGTCTCATTCTCGGATTCAACAAACAGATAGTTCAGATTCTGATGATATTAGGTACAATGAGGTGGTTGTTGAAGAGCAACCAACATCTCCAAAATCTCAAACTGTCAAAATGGGCCTAGGACATTATTCAAATGAGAAAGTTGAGCCAAATTGTATTATCAAACCTTCCAGTTACAGCATCTTGGCTGACCAAGCCTTAGATGACAATAATATGAAGGACAAAGATGTCTCTAGCACACTATCATCTCCTCTGGATTCTGTTGATGATTCTTTACCTAGAAAAGCATCAAGGAGATCATCATCACCAAGTTCAGAGGACGAAAATTTCCTTTTTAGTGGCCATGACAAAAGTGTTATCAATGATCGATTCGAGAGATCATTCTCCCCTGAACATGTAGATAAAGAAGATCATGTTTCTTATGGGAATGACAGTGAAAAGTTAACAGCAATATCCAATCCCATAGACATTCCTATGAACAAAGCTGCTGGGGAGGAAGTTGTGCAGTTTTCGGGATCCTTGCCAAATATTTCTTCTGGTAGTGACATCATGGTCGAACACAATGTTCGATATCCTTTATGTCAATCACTGGACTCAAAATCCACATCCTTGCCATGGGCATTTCCTGGAAAAGATGACTTGGAATGTCTAAAATCAGACGAAGACAAAGGAAACCAGTTATCACATGAAGGGCAAGGTGCCAAGGATTACAATGATTCTGGGGAACTCAAAG GAGATCCATCAACACGCAACCCTTCCGCTGGTGGAAGTTGGAGAATTTGGCCTTTCTCCTTGAGGAGAGAAGGATCTAGAAAGTCTATGTTGCCCCCTTCTCCAAGTGATTCCAAAAACACTACTTTTGTTAATTCTCCAGAGAATACGATTAGTACTGATATGAACAAAAATGAGCTCAAACCCAATTTAATGAAAAAGAAGGTTAAGGAAATGACTCCAACCTCTGAACAGCTAGCCTCGTTGAATCTGAAGGATGGGATGAATACTGTAACCTTCACTTTCTCTACAGCTGTGCTGGGGAAGCAGCAG GTTGATTGTCGAATATATTTATGGAAATGGAACGCTCGTATAGTGATCTCAGATGTGGATGGTACAATTACAAG GTCAGATGTTCTTGGTCAGTTCATGCCTTTGGTTGGTATTGACTGGTCACAGACAGGTGTTGCACATTTATTCTCCGCTATCAAG GAAAATGGTTATCAACTGCTTTTTCTCAGTGCTCGTTCAATTTCTCAGGCCTATATTACACGGCAATTCTTACTAAACCTTAAACAG GATGGAAAAGTTTTACCAGATGGTCCTGTTGTTATTTCCCCTGATGGACTTTTTCCCTCTCTATATCGAGAAG TTATTAGGAGGGTTCCTCATGAATTCAAAATAGCATGCTTAGAG GACATCAAGGCACTTTTTCCTTCTGATAGCAGTCCATTCTATGCTGGTTTTGGTAATAGGGATACGGATGAAATCAGCTACCTTAAGGTTGGAATTCCCCTAGgaaaaattttcattattaatccCAGG GGAGAGGTGGTTATAAACCGCCGTGTTGACGCAAAATCATATACTTCTCTGCATGCTCTTGTGAATGGAATGTTCCCCCCTACGAGCTCTTCTGAGCAG GAGGACTTTAATTCATGGAATTTCTGGAAACTACCCCCTCCTGCCATAGATATTTGA